One part of the Tenacibaculum sp. 190130A14a genome encodes these proteins:
- a CDS encoding DUF2490 domain-containing protein, giving the protein MVKKLLFVLFLGGSFVSFAQSNFTGGWLPKVNMSKKLSDKTKWVNSIEAREVLYTDAFEFTHNLVDVSTILSMKTDLNQSVNVGYILRFKEGETIHRLLQHFNIVQNFDGFKLAHRLGMEQFFQKNVRPQYRTRYRATLQKALSGEKVDVKEWYIKIANEYLYQFNQEDFELRVSPYLGYQLSKKDKLEFGLDYRLGKLLDSPQKHSLWFRTTWYISID; this is encoded by the coding sequence ATGGTGAAAAAGTTATTGTTTGTACTTTTTTTAGGAGGGAGTTTTGTGTCTTTTGCACAGTCTAATTTTACTGGAGGATGGTTACCAAAGGTAAATATGTCGAAAAAATTATCTGATAAAACAAAATGGGTCAATAGTATTGAGGCAAGAGAAGTGTTGTATACAGATGCTTTTGAGTTTACCCATAATTTGGTAGATGTATCTACCATACTCTCTATGAAAACGGATTTAAATCAATCGGTTAATGTGGGATACATTCTCAGGTTTAAAGAAGGAGAAACCATTCATCGACTGTTGCAACATTTTAATATTGTTCAAAATTTTGACGGATTCAAACTAGCACACCGTTTAGGTATGGAGCAGTTTTTTCAGAAAAATGTTCGTCCGCAGTACCGAACCCGTTATAGAGCTACCTTGCAAAAAGCATTGAGTGGAGAAAAGGTAGATGTAAAAGAGTGGTATATTAAAATAGCCAATGAATATTTATACCAATTCAATCAAGAAGATTTTGAACTACGGGTATCACCGTATTTAGGCTATCAATTAAGCAAAAAAGATAAGCTAGAGTTTGGTTTAGATTATCGTTTAGGAAAATTGTTAGATAGCCCTCAGAAGCATTCTTTATGGTTTCGCACTACTTGGTATATCTCTATCGATTAA